The genomic interval AGCGGATCATGCGCCCCGTGGCCGAGGCGATGGTTGCCGAAGGGGCTCCTTTCGAGGGAGTGCTCTACGGCGGACTGATGAAGACGGCCGGCGGCATCAAGGTGATCGAGTTCAACGCCCGCTTCGGGGACCCCGAGACGGAGGTCGTGCTGCCGCGGCTGAAAAGCGACATCGTGGATATCTTCTGCGCCGTGGCCGACGGACGCGATGCGCGGATCGAGTGGGACGACGTGCCGGCGCTGGGTATCGTGCTGGCGTCGAAAGGCTATCCCGGAAGCTATGAGAAGGGGTATGAAATCAGGGGGCTGGACCGGGTCGAAGGGACGGTTTATCACATGGGCACGAAGGCCGACGGCGACCGGATCGTGACGGCCGGCGGCCGGGTCCTGTTCGTCGTGGGACGCGGGGCGACGCTGGCCGAGGCGCGTGCCGCCGCGCTGCGCGATGTGGAGCGGATCGAATGCGACAACCTCTTCCACCGCACCGACATCGGCCATTGGGCGCTGGAGAACGAATGACGGGTGGGTACGCAGGGTTGCCGGAGCGGCCTGCGGGCCGGGATTCCGGAGCGGTTGCGGCGCACGGCGCGGACGGTCCGTTCGCAGACGATGCCGCTGCCGGCCGGAGGTTCGGTGCGGGCGTGATGCGGACCTGTCGGTACGTCGGAAGACCGTAAGAATGTAATTATTATTATACGGATATGATAATCAGCGGAAAAGAGTTGTCGGCCCGGTTGAAGGCCGAGATGGCGGAGAAGGTGAAGGACTTTCCCGCGAAATACGGGCGTGTGCCGCATCTGGTGGTGATTCTCGTGGGCGAGGACCCCGCCAGCGTGAGTTATGTGACGGGCAAGGCCAAGGCTTCGGCCGAGGTGGGGATTCGCAACACGACGATCCGCAAGCCCGAGACGATCGCCGAGGAGGAGCTGCTCGGAATCATCGCCGGACTGAACGCCGACCCGGAGGTGGACGGGATTCTGGTGCAGTTGCCGCTGCCGAAGCATATCGACGAGGAGAAGGTGATCGCCGCCATCGACAAGGCGAAGGACGTGGACGGTTTCCATCCGCTCAATGTGGCGGCGTTGTGGCAGAAACAGCCCTGCACGCTGCCCTGCACGCCGAAGGGGATCGTCAAGATGCTGAAGGCCGCGGGCGTGGAGATCGCCGGCAAGCGAGCCGTGGTGGTCGGGCGCAGCAATATCGTGGGGCTGCCCGTTTCGAAACTGCTGCTGGACGAGAACGCCACGGTGACGGTGACGCACAGCCGGACGCGCGACCTCGGGGAGGTGACGCGCGGGGCGGAGATTCTGGTGGTGGCGATCGGGCGTCCGAAGTTCGTCACAGCCGACATGGTGTCCGAGGGCGCCGTGGTGATCGACGTGGGCGTGAACCGCGATCCGGAGACGGGACGGCTGTGCGGCGACGTCGATTTCGCTGCCGTGGAGCCGAAGGCCGCGGTCATTACGCCCGTGCCGGGCGGCGTCGGGCCGATGACGATCTGCTGCCTGATGGAGAATACGATCGAGTGTTTCCTGCGGCGCATGTAGCAGGTGCGCCTCTTTTGCCGTCCGCCCCGGATGACCTTCGCGTCGTCCGGGGCGGACGGTTTCATGCAGGCAGACGGCCGGAAATCCTCATATTTCGGTATTGCTCCGGGGACGGGAAAGACGTAAATTTGCGGAAAAAAGCGATATGGAAAAGATCCGACCCGACCTGTCCGAGGTTCCCGCCACCCTGCTCGTGCCCCTTTGGGCCCGTGCCGAAGAGCAGAAACGCGCCGATCCGCTCGTGCGCGACCCGAAATCGGCGGAGATTCTCCGTGCACTCGATTTCGATTTCGGCCGGTTCCGCGGAGGGTGGATGTCGCAACTGGGATGCTGCGTGCGGACGGCGATTCTCGACAGGGAGGTGCAGGCCTTTCTGTCGGACCGTCCCGGGGCCTCGGTGGTCAATCTGGGCTGCGGGCTCGATGCCCGGGAACTGCGCATGACGGGTTACGGCATGTGGTACGACCTCGACCTGCCCGAAGTGATCGGCCTGAGGGAGCGGTTTTTCCCCGATACGGAGCGCGTGCGGCGGATCGCCTGCTCGGTGCTGGATTTCGGATGGATGGACCGGATCGCCGCCGAAGGTCCGGTGCTGATCGTCGCCGAAGGGCTGTTCATGTATCTTTCGGGCGAGGAGGTCGAGGCGCTGCTCCGGGCATTGGGGCGGCGCTTTGCGGAAGCCGTGCTGCTGGTCGAGATGCTGGCTCCGCTGCTGGTCGGTCGCAACGGGATGCACGACACGGTGAAGGAGGCTGCCTTCAGGTGGTCGCTCCGCGACAGCCGCGATTTCGAACGGATGGCCGACCGTCTCCGGTTCGACCGGGAGTGGAGCTATTTCGACGAGGCGCGCCGCCGCTGGCGGTATCTGCGTCTCTTCCGCCGGATTCCGTGGTTCCGGCGTAACTTGAACAACCGGATCGTCCGGCTCCGTTTCGGTTGATACGGGGTACGGCGGTGACGAAACCGGCCCGGGGATGTTCCCGGGCCGGTTTTTTACAGTGTGCAGGTCGCCGTGAGCGTTTCGGGCGGCGGTGCGGCGGAATCCCGCCGCCGGATCATCGCGCGGTCCGTCGCCGGGTCGCCCGATCCGAAGTCGAATCCGTCGTACGTGACGAACCACACGGGCAGCGCGCCTTCGAACCCGAAACGGCCGTAGAAGCTGCGGAGCCATTCCTCGCCCGGCGTGGGGATCAGGAAAGCCGCGTCGTCGCCGCGTTCGTCGATCAGGCGCACGGCTTCGCCGAGCAGCCGTGCGGCGAGGCCGCGGCCCCGGAATGCGGGGTCGGTGGCCACGCCGTAGATGTAGGTCGTGCGGCCCAGTTCCGTGTCGAACGGCACGAGGTGGAGCATCGCCGCCGTGCGCCCTTCGCACTCGGCCGTGAGCATTCTCCGCCGGCTGTAATAGCGGATGAGGAAGGAGTCGATGAAGGACTCCTCGTCGCCGAAGGCCTTCTGCCACAACTCCTTGCATGCCAGTTCGTCGGGATGCAGGCGGATGGCCGTGAACTTGTGCTGGAGGAACGCCGGGTGGTAGGAGAGTTTGGCCTGCCGCAGGCCGTTGATGCCGAGGTCCTCCTCGCGGTTGATGAGCGTGAAGCGTCCGGGGAGGTGTTGCGCGAAGAGCTTGTTGATGACCGTGAAAGCCCCGTCGAACGAGGTGTCGGCCTTTTCGACGTGCGTGTCGAACGTATGGTCGTTCACCGCCGAACCGTAGGTGAAGGCGGCCAGGCGGTCGCCGACGTAGAGGCAGCCTCCGGTCAGCCCCAGCTCCCCGAAATGGCGAAACGCCAGGTGCATGGCCCGCTGCTCGGCGCATAGCTCCGAAGTGTGTCCTTCGTGCGCCCGGCGCCATTCGCGTTCGAGCGCCATGCATTCGTCGAAGCGGTCGGGCGTCAGCTCTTCGTAGCGGTGGTCGGGGTACTCGGCCGTGAAGCGGTTGATGTGGTTGCGCTTGGGCTGGTAGCGGCGTCCCGTGAGGTTGCGCAGGTCGTCGGCGCGGTACACGTAGTCCTCCAGCGCACGGTCCGATTCGAAGGCGAATTGCCCGGCGTGCATGCGGCGGATCGTTTCGCAGCCCTCGTCCGTGAGGCCGATGATCCGGAGCCGCTGCCCGTGGGCGTGGGCGTCCTCGCGCAGCAGGGGGACGATCGGACCGAAGTCGCCCTTGCCCACGGGCTGCATGTAGCCGATCCGTTCGCCGCCGTCGATATGGAACCGGATGACGAGGAACCCGTCGATTTCGGCCCATGCGCTGTGGTAAACCGACTGCCAGCAGAACATGTTGGCGAAGGCGAGGTCGCAGTTGCAGATGCCCGAAGGCATCGTATATCGCTCGATGACGGGGCGGTCTTCGAGCCGGATGGGCCGGAATTCAATCATGTACGGTGTAGTCTTTCTGTTCGATACGGGTGTAATACTGCTGCACCAGCGCCCGGAAGCGTCCGGGGAGGCTGTCGGCCGCGGAGACCGGCGGACCTTGCGTCTGCCGGTCGTCGGTGTCGTCGAACGAGACGATGCCCCGGTCGGTGAGGGCGCGGAAACGGCCGTCGTACGACACCGACCAGCGGGGCCGGCCGGGTTCGTTCAGCACGTCGCGTCCGAAGGCGAAATAGGGGGCGTCGTTGCCCGTGAGTCCCAGCAGCGTGGGCATGATGTCGAGCTGCTGCACGATGTCGTCCACCTCGCCCCGCAGGGCGCCGTCGGGCGTGTAGAGGAAACCGATGATGTGCATGTTGCCGGGATACTCCCGCGTGTCGGGCGCGAATTTTTCCGAGGAGACGTGGTCGGCCACGAAGACGAAGATCGTGCGGCGGAACCACGCTTCGCCGCCGAACCGTTCGAAGAAGCGCCGGAAGGCCATGTCGTCGTAGGCCACGCCCCGGTGGATTCTGGTGTAGCCCTTCGGAAGCGTCGCGGCGTACCGCTCGGGAACGACGAACGGATGGTGCGACGAGAGGGTGAACAGCGAGGCGAAGAAAGGTTCGTGTAAGGAGGCGAGCTCCTCGCCCGCGAATTGCAGGAACTCTTCGTCCCAGATGCCCCAGTAGCCGTCGAAGTCCCCCTTGCCGTGGCGCGCCTCGTAGTCTTCGCGGCTCACGAGGCGCTCGATCCCCGCCGAACGGGCGTAGGCGCCGAAGCCCATCGACCCGTGTTCCGAGCCGCAGAAGAAGACTGTCGAGTAGCCTTTGTCCGCAAGGATCGCGGGGAGCTGGCGGCTCGCGCCGAGCGATTGCGGCATCAGCACGAAGGGGGTGCGGAACGACGGGATGCTGCCCAGCACCGAGGGCATGGCCTGGATCGACCGCGTGCCGTTGGCGTACATGCGTCGGAAGCAGAGTCCGTTGCGCATCAGCGAATCGAGGAACGGCGTGAATCCTTTCTCGGGCCGGTCGGCATAGAGGTCGGGGCGCAGGTGGGCCGAGTGTTCGGCCGACATGCTCTCCATGATGAAAACCATGACGTTGCGCCCCGAAAGATCGACCGCCGCCGAGTCGGCGGGCATGTGTACGGGGGTGAACCACCGTCCGAGCTCTTCGGGCGGGAAGAATTTGCGGTAGCCGACGCCGCCCGCGCTGCCCACGGTGCGGAGGATGCAGAAGGGGTTGCTCAGGATGAGGTTCGCCTGCGCATTGTCCGAAGCGTAGAGCGTGGCGTTCGAGAGGGTGATCGGGCGCGTCATGCGGGTAAATCCGCCGCGTGCGCCTCCGATGCAGAGGCCGGCGGCGAGCAGGAGGATCGCCGTGCCGCCCGCGTAGTAGAGCCAGCCGCGGCGCAGGAGGCTCTCCTCGCGGACGCGGCGTCCGTAGCCCCACGCCAGCAGCGCCGTCAGCGCGAGCCACGCCAGCACCAGATACCAGTTCTCGGCCATGAACTTCCCGACGAGTTGCAGCGAATTGTCGTTGTCGGCGAAGAAGATCTCGTCGGCCGTGAAGCGTTTCTGCGTGTAGCGGAAATAGACCGCATCGGCGAGGTTCGCGGCCACGACGAACAGGCTGTTTACCGCGACGTAATAGCCGAAGAGCAGGTTGCGGTACCAGCGCCGTTCCCGCAGGTGCAGGGGCAGGAGCGACAGCAGGACGAACAGCCCGTCGGCATAGACCACCGAGGCCGTGTCGAAGAGCAGCGCCCCGCCGAGGAGCTGCCGCAGCCCGGTCTGCGGAAGGGCGCCGAGCTGGGCGGCGTTGTAGGCCCAGAACGCCGCGCGGCAGAGCATCAGCACGGCGTAGAGCAGGGCGATGCGCCGCAGAAGCATACCCGCCGGGGTGTGGAGCAGGCGTCGCATGGCGGGCTATTCGCAGGCTTTGAGCGACATGTCGAGCGAGCGAATCTGGTGCGTCAGCGCGC from Alistipes dispar carries:
- the folD gene encoding bifunctional methylenetetrahydrofolate dehydrogenase/methenyltetrahydrofolate cyclohydrolase FolD — protein: MIISGKELSARLKAEMAEKVKDFPAKYGRVPHLVVILVGEDPASVSYVTGKAKASAEVGIRNTTIRKPETIAEEELLGIIAGLNADPEVDGILVQLPLPKHIDEEKVIAAIDKAKDVDGFHPLNVAALWQKQPCTLPCTPKGIVKMLKAAGVEIAGKRAVVVGRSNIVGLPVSKLLLDENATVTVTHSRTRDLGEVTRGAEILVVAIGRPKFVTADMVSEGAVVIDVGVNRDPETGRLCGDVDFAAVEPKAAVITPVPGGVGPMTICCLMENTIECFLRRM
- a CDS encoding class I SAM-dependent methyltransferase; protein product: MEKIRPDLSEVPATLLVPLWARAEEQKRADPLVRDPKSAEILRALDFDFGRFRGGWMSQLGCCVRTAILDREVQAFLSDRPGASVVNLGCGLDARELRMTGYGMWYDLDLPEVIGLRERFFPDTERVRRIACSVLDFGWMDRIAAEGPVLIVAEGLFMYLSGEEVEALLRALGRRFAEAVLLVEMLAPLLVGRNGMHDTVKEAAFRWSLRDSRDFERMADRLRFDREWSYFDEARRRWRYLRLFRRIPWFRRNLNNRIVRLRFG
- a CDS encoding GNAT family N-acetyltransferase; the protein is MIEFRPIRLEDRPVIERYTMPSGICNCDLAFANMFCWQSVYHSAWAEIDGFLVIRFHIDGGERIGYMQPVGKGDFGPIVPLLREDAHAHGQRLRIIGLTDEGCETIRRMHAGQFAFESDRALEDYVYRADDLRNLTGRRYQPKRNHINRFTAEYPDHRYEELTPDRFDECMALEREWRRAHEGHTSELCAEQRAMHLAFRHFGELGLTGGCLYVGDRLAAFTYGSAVNDHTFDTHVEKADTSFDGAFTVINKLFAQHLPGRFTLINREEDLGINGLRQAKLSYHPAFLQHKFTAIRLHPDELACKELWQKAFGDEESFIDSFLIRYYSRRRMLTAECEGRTAAMLHLVPFDTELGRTTYIYGVATDPAFRGRGLAARLLGEAVRLIDERGDDAAFLIPTPGEEWLRSFYGRFGFEGALPVWFVTYDGFDFGSGDPATDRAMIRRRDSAAPPPETLTATCTL
- a CDS encoding LTA synthase family protein, with the protein product MRRLLHTPAGMLLRRIALLYAVLMLCRAAFWAYNAAQLGALPQTGLRQLLGGALLFDTASVVYADGLFVLLSLLPLHLRERRWYRNLLFGYYVAVNSLFVVAANLADAVYFRYTQKRFTADEIFFADNDNSLQLVGKFMAENWYLVLAWLALTALLAWGYGRRVREESLLRRGWLYYAGGTAILLLAAGLCIGGARGGFTRMTRPITLSNATLYASDNAQANLILSNPFCILRTVGSAGGVGYRKFFPPEELGRWFTPVHMPADSAAVDLSGRNVMVFIMESMSAEHSAHLRPDLYADRPEKGFTPFLDSLMRNGLCFRRMYANGTRSIQAMPSVLGSIPSFRTPFVLMPQSLGASRQLPAILADKGYSTVFFCGSEHGSMGFGAYARSAGIERLVSREDYEARHGKGDFDGYWGIWDEEFLQFAGEELASLHEPFFASLFTLSSHHPFVVPERYAATLPKGYTRIHRGVAYDDMAFRRFFERFGGEAWFRRTIFVFVADHVSSEKFAPDTREYPGNMHIIGFLYTPDGALRGEVDDIVQQLDIMPTLLGLTGNDAPYFAFGRDVLNEPGRPRWSVSYDGRFRALTDRGIVSFDDTDDRQTQGPPVSAADSLPGRFRALVQQYYTRIEQKDYTVHD